The following coding sequences are from one Nicotiana tabacum cultivar K326 chromosome 1, ASM71507v2, whole genome shotgun sequence window:
- the LOC107768695 gene encoding MADS-box transcription factor 23 isoform X3: MARGKIAIRRIENPASRQVTFSKRKSGLIKKAKELAILCDAEVLVTIFSSTGRLYEYSSSSMKSIFDRYNEEKEHHQLLTPSSEARLWQTEAERLRQQMDHLQENYRRLKGEELSGMRISDLDALENQLEMRLKNIRTKKRALIHHENIELSKKITLVQHENRQLLKKGYGAIDIRKEEGSFSGQANSCVPVHVNRSEEDEIRLGLQLQ; the protein is encoded by the exons ATGGCAAGAGGAAAGATCGCGATCAGAAGAATTGAGAATCCGGCAAGCAGGCAGGTGACCTTCTCAAAACGGAAAAGCGGATTAATTAAGAAAGCCAAGGAACTAGCCATCCTTTGCGACGCTGAAGTTTTAGTAACCATCTTTTCCAGTACTGGTCGCCTCTATGAATACTCAAGCTCCAG CATGAAATCAATATTTGACAGATATAATGAAGAGAAAGAACACCATCAATTGTTGACACCCTCTTCAGAGGCTAGG TTGTGGCAGACAGAGGCAGAAAGGTTGAGACAACAAATGGACCATCTGCAAGAGAACTACAG GAGACTTAAGGGTGAAGAACTTTCAGGCATGAGAATCAGTGATCTCGACGCTCTGGAAAACCAACTGGAAATGAGATTGAAAAATATCCGCACTAAAAAG AGAGCTCTTATTCATCATGAAAATATAGAACTTTCTAAGAAGATCACTCTCGTCCAACATGAAAACAGACAACTTCTTAAGAAG gGTTATGGAGCAATTGACATTAGAAAAGAAGAGGGAAGTTTCAGTGGACAAGCGAATTCATGTGTTCCAGTACACGTCAATAGATCAGAAGAAGACGAAATTAGATTAGG GTTACAACTGCAATAG
- the LOC107768695 gene encoding MADS-box transcription factor 27 isoform X4, translating into MARGKIAIRRIENPASRQVTFSKRKSGLIKKAKELAILCDAEVLVTIFSSTGRLYEYSSSRRLKGEELSGMRISDLDALENQLEMRLKNIRTKKARKSLPYPIFTSVFNISRAFTFLQEKMLTDEIEELNQKRALIHHENIELSKKITLVQHENRQLLKKGYGAIDIRKEEGSFSGQANSCVPVHVNRSEEDEIRLGLQLQ; encoded by the exons ATGGCAAGAGGAAAGATCGCGATCAGAAGAATTGAGAATCCGGCAAGCAGGCAGGTGACCTTCTCAAAACGGAAAAGCGGATTAATTAAGAAAGCCAAGGAACTAGCCATCCTTTGCGACGCTGAAGTTTTAGTAACCATCTTTTCCAGTACTGGTCGCCTCTATGAATACTCAAGCTCCAG GAGACTTAAGGGTGAAGAACTTTCAGGCATGAGAATCAGTGATCTCGACGCTCTGGAAAACCAACTGGAAATGAGATTGAAAAATATCCGCACTAAAAAGgcaagaaaatctcttccttatCCAATTTTTACATCAGTGTTCAATATTTCACGAGCTTTCACGTTTCTGCAGGAAAAAATGCTTACTGATGAGATAGAAGAATTAAATCAAAAG AGAGCTCTTATTCATCATGAAAATATAGAACTTTCTAAGAAGATCACTCTCGTCCAACATGAAAACAGACAACTTCTTAAGAAG gGTTATGGAGCAATTGACATTAGAAAAGAAGAGGGAAGTTTCAGTGGACAAGCGAATTCATGTGTTCCAGTACACGTCAATAGATCAGAAGAAGACGAAATTAGATTAGG GTTACAACTGCAATAG
- the LOC107768695 gene encoding MADS-box transcription factor 23 isoform X2 yields the protein MARGKIAIRRIENPASRQVTFSKRKSGLIKKAKELAILCDAEVLVTIFSSTGRLYEYSSSSMKSIFDRYNEEKEHHQLLTPSSEARLWQTEAERLRQQMDHLQENYRRLKGEELSGMRISDLDALENQLEMRLKNIRTKKEKMLTDEIEELNQKRALIHHENIELSKKITLVQHENRQLLKKGYGAIDIRKEEGSFSGQANSCVPVHVNRSEEDEIRLGLQLQ from the exons ATGGCAAGAGGAAAGATCGCGATCAGAAGAATTGAGAATCCGGCAAGCAGGCAGGTGACCTTCTCAAAACGGAAAAGCGGATTAATTAAGAAAGCCAAGGAACTAGCCATCCTTTGCGACGCTGAAGTTTTAGTAACCATCTTTTCCAGTACTGGTCGCCTCTATGAATACTCAAGCTCCAG CATGAAATCAATATTTGACAGATATAATGAAGAGAAAGAACACCATCAATTGTTGACACCCTCTTCAGAGGCTAGG TTGTGGCAGACAGAGGCAGAAAGGTTGAGACAACAAATGGACCATCTGCAAGAGAACTACAG GAGACTTAAGGGTGAAGAACTTTCAGGCATGAGAATCAGTGATCTCGACGCTCTGGAAAACCAACTGGAAATGAGATTGAAAAATATCCGCACTAAAAAG GAAAAAATGCTTACTGATGAGATAGAAGAATTAAATCAAAAG AGAGCTCTTATTCATCATGAAAATATAGAACTTTCTAAGAAGATCACTCTCGTCCAACATGAAAACAGACAACTTCTTAAGAAG gGTTATGGAGCAATTGACATTAGAAAAGAAGAGGGAAGTTTCAGTGGACAAGCGAATTCATGTGTTCCAGTACACGTCAATAGATCAGAAGAAGACGAAATTAGATTAGG GTTACAACTGCAATAG
- the LOC107768695 gene encoding MADS-box transcription factor 23 isoform X1 — translation MARGKIAIRRIENPASRQVTFSKRKSGLIKKAKELAILCDAEVLVTIFSSTGRLYEYSSSSMKSIFDRYNEEKEHHQLLTPSSEARLWQTEAERLRQQMDHLQENYRRLKGEELSGMRISDLDALENQLEMRLKNIRTKKARKSLPYPIFTSVFNISRAFTFLQEKMLTDEIEELNQKRALIHHENIELSKKITLVQHENRQLLKKGYGAIDIRKEEGSFSGQANSCVPVHVNRSEEDEIRLGLQLQ, via the exons ATGGCAAGAGGAAAGATCGCGATCAGAAGAATTGAGAATCCGGCAAGCAGGCAGGTGACCTTCTCAAAACGGAAAAGCGGATTAATTAAGAAAGCCAAGGAACTAGCCATCCTTTGCGACGCTGAAGTTTTAGTAACCATCTTTTCCAGTACTGGTCGCCTCTATGAATACTCAAGCTCCAG CATGAAATCAATATTTGACAGATATAATGAAGAGAAAGAACACCATCAATTGTTGACACCCTCTTCAGAGGCTAGG TTGTGGCAGACAGAGGCAGAAAGGTTGAGACAACAAATGGACCATCTGCAAGAGAACTACAG GAGACTTAAGGGTGAAGAACTTTCAGGCATGAGAATCAGTGATCTCGACGCTCTGGAAAACCAACTGGAAATGAGATTGAAAAATATCCGCACTAAAAAGgcaagaaaatctcttccttatCCAATTTTTACATCAGTGTTCAATATTTCACGAGCTTTCACGTTTCTGCAGGAAAAAATGCTTACTGATGAGATAGAAGAATTAAATCAAAAG AGAGCTCTTATTCATCATGAAAATATAGAACTTTCTAAGAAGATCACTCTCGTCCAACATGAAAACAGACAACTTCTTAAGAAG gGTTATGGAGCAATTGACATTAGAAAAGAAGAGGGAAGTTTCAGTGGACAAGCGAATTCATGTGTTCCAGTACACGTCAATAGATCAGAAGAAGACGAAATTAGATTAGG GTTACAACTGCAATAG